From a region of the Calliphora vicina chromosome 4, idCalVici1.1, whole genome shotgun sequence genome:
- the LOC135956915 gene encoding protein SREK1IP1 has product MSFPLTNPNKESARAACKKCGYAGHLTFQCRNFLKVDPNKEILLDVESTSSDSELDYLTPLTELRMKELKEKEAELLSKHKKSSKSTKKKKSKKKKSKRKKSHKKKHGKSKKHKKRSSTESSSSSSTSSLTSSSSTDDSTESDSSDNEESSTSESDETGRKVRKKGKYKRKASDTPVMRRKKSKVKRRRYKTSDTTSDSEDDSSSA; this is encoded by the exons ATGAGTTTCCCTTTAACAAATCCCAATAAGGAGTCGGCTAGGGCAGCTTGTAAAAAATGTGGTTATGCCGGGCATCTAACATTTCAATGTAGAAACTTTCTCAAG GTCGATCCAAATAAGGAAATTTTATTGGATGTGGAAAGCACTAGTTCTGATTCTGAACTAGACTACTTGACACCTTTGACTGAATTGCGCATGAAAGAGTTGAAAGAAAAGGAAGCAGAACTACTCAGCAAACACAAAAAGTCTTCAAAGTCTACTAAAAAGAAGAAATCGAAGAAGAAAAAATCCAAACGCAAGAAAAGCCATAagaaaaaacatggaaaatccaaaaaacacaAGAAACGTTCATCAACAGAATCCTCATCGTCTTCATCAACCTCTTCCCTAACCTCGTCTTCCTCCACCGATGATTCCACCGAATCAGACTCTAGCGATAATGAAGAGTCTTCCACTAGCGAGTCAGATGAAACGGGACGCAAGGTACGCAAGAAGGGCAAGTACAAGCGTAAAGCCTCAGATACTCCGGTAATGAGACGCAAGAAATCTAAAGTAAAGCGCAGACGTTATAAGACAAGCGATACCACCTCCGATTCAGAAGATGATTCTTCTTCGGCTTGA
- the rb gene encoding AP-3 complex subunit beta-2 isoform X2 — protein MQQQSNAFSAYGDKAQMGLDIEYGTDPASGAIFKYEGRKHDDLKQMLDSNKDGLKLEAMKRIIGMIARGRDAGDLFPAVVKNVVSKNIEVKKLVYVYLVRYAEEQQDLALLSISTFQRALKDPNQLIRASALRVLSSVRVAMIVPIVMLAIRDSASDMSPYVRKTAAHAIPKLYSIDPEQKDELVTVIEKLLSDRTTLVVGSAVMAFEEVCPERVDLIHKNYRKLCNLLVDVDEWGQVIIINMLTRYARTQFVDPNADEPTDDDNAQSSEENKKFYDEDSDESDSNASDDDDGNKKSKHNQNSKKQSSTSSPSSSYHVDLDHRLLLRQTKPLLQSRNASVVMAVAQLYHHVAPRQEVQLIAKALIRLLRSHKEVQSVVLTCIASMSTKRKVIFEAHIKSFFVRTSDPTHIKLLKLEILTNLASAASISLILREFQTYISSNDRPFVAATIQAIGRCAGTIKEVTETCLSGLVHLLSNRDEHVVAESVVVIKKLLQTKAAQHFDIISQMAKLLDFIKVPAARSSIIWLIGEYSEKVPKIAPDVLRKMAKTFVDEEDVVKLQVLNLSVKLYLTNPQQTSLLCQYVFTLARYDVNYDIRDRARFLKQFIFPNNGESNVLSDVAKKVFLSAKPAPTLESKYHTRNLYQLGSLSHYLNMRCSGYNDLPGFPEQPSDPTVRNVDGFMQENTSKMSNHLSNNQQHHTPQKENNSKQKKNKKTENSFFSESEEKSSEYSSSSESSSGSSSSSDTDSDDENKNETTKEVVVKEAQVHNTNNNKKSIDSTKNNNIVNNTNGSGTSDSESSSSYGSSSSSASESSDSESDTDTEDETPAKNNNKNVNSNKAETENKKDKKSNLDLLLDLDDIPPIGPVMTPSLGGFLTPGTPLTGSHTAALIPQPMANRIDLVGPSFISYNHKELLNKLSGHGLQVSYRYTRSPHLYSSAMVSIELQFINQGTEEISNIQMGQKSLPPGMQMQEFAPINLLNPGQCATSVMGVDFNDSTHAIDFEICSNNGTSRVTFKPIIGELIRSIHITETLFKEERLKLRGMNGHQTKLKLKQDTVEATSLKQKIFECINVAAINTGNTDNPIYNFVGQTMTSKSLVLISCDWSQSSEDLVVQVNCEKMVIGSMVLNEITSSLNATFKY, from the exons ATGCAGCAGCAATCGAATGCTTTTTCCGCTTATGGCGATAAAGCCCAAATGGGTTTGGACATTGAATATGGCACAGATCCGGCTAGCGGGGCCATATTTAAGTATGAAGGCCGCAAACACGATGACTTGAAACAAATGTTGGATAGCAACAAAGATGGTTTGAAATTAGAGGCCATGAAACGTATAATTGGCATGATAGCCAGAGGCCGTGATGCTGGTGATCTGTTTCCTGCAGTGGTCAAGAATGTAGTTTCGAAAAATATAGAAGTCAAGAAATTGGTTTACGTATATTTGGTGCGTTATGCGGAGGAACAACAAGATTTGGCCTTGCTATCCATTTCCACATTCCAAAGGGCTCTCAAGGATCCCAATCAATTAATAAGAGCCTCAGCTTTAAGGGTATTGTCTTCTGTAAGGGTGGCCATGATAGTGCCTATAGTAATGTTGGCCATACGGGACAGTGCCTCAGATATGAGTCCCTATGTGCGCAAGACAGCAGCACATGCCATACCCAAGCTGTATTCAATAGATCCGGAACAAAAGGACGAGTTGGTAACAGTTATAGAAAAATTGCTCTCTGATCGCACCACCTTGGTAGTGGGTTCCGCAGTAATGGCGTTTGAGGAG gttTGCCCCGAACGTGTTGACTTGATCCACAAAAACTATCGTAAACTTTGCAACCTTTTGGTGGATGTAGATGAATGGGGTCAGGTGATTATTATCAATATGTTGACGCGTTACGCACGTACACAATTTGTTGATCCAAATGCCGACGAGCCAACTGACGATGACAACGCACAAAGTTCCgaagaaaacaaaaagttttacgATGAAGATTCGGATGAAAGCGATTCGAATGCcagcgatgatgatgatggcaaTAAAAAGTCCAAACATAATCAAAACAGTAAAAAACAGTCTTCAACTTCATCACCCTCATCTAGCTATCATGTAGATCTGGATCATCGTTTGTTATTGAGGCAGACAAAACCATTGCTACAATCACGCAATGCTTCGGTAGTAATGGCTGTGGCTCAATTGTATCACCATGTAGCTCCGCGCCAGGAAGTGCAACTCATAGCGAAAGCCCTTATACGTCTGCTACGTTCACACAAAGAGGTACAAAGTGTGGTGTTGACCTGTATAGCTTCAATGTCTACGAAACGCAAGGTGATCTTTGAAGCCCAtattaaatcattttttgtACGCACAAGTGATCCTACCCacattaaattgttgaaattggaAATTCTAACTAACTTGGCTTCTGCGGCCAGTATCTCTTTAATTTTAAGGGAATTTCAAACTTACATTTCCAGTAATGATCGTCCATTTGTGGCTGCCACCATACAAGCTATAGGCAGATGTGCTGGTACAATTAAGGAAGTAACAGAAACTTGTCTCAGTGGTTTGGTCCACTTACTGTCGAATCGTGATGAACATGTGGTAGCCGAGAGTGTAGTGGTCATTAAAAAATTGCTGCAAACAAAGGCAGCCCAGCACTTTGATATTATCTCTCAAATGGCAAAACTTTTGGACTTTATTAAGGTACCAGCTGCCAGATCTTCGATCATATGGCTTATAGGAGAGTATAGTGAAAAAGTACCCAAAATAGCTCCGGATGTATTGAGAAAAATGGCCAAAACATTTGTAGATGAAGAGGATGTGGTTAAGTTGCAAGTTCTTAATTTGTCTGTGAAGTTGTATCTCACAAATCCCCAGCAAACTTCATTGTTGTGTCAATATGTTTTCACTTTGGCTCGCTACGATGTCAACTATGATATACGAGACAGAGCTAGATTCCTAAAGCAGTTTATATTTCCTAACAACGGCGAGAGTAATGTTTTATCGGATGTAGCCAAAAAGGTTTTCCTATCAGCTAAACCAGCTCCCACCTTGGAGAGCAAGTATCATACCCGTAATCTCTATCAATTGGGTTCTTTATCACACTACTTGAATATGCGCTGTTCGGGTTACAATGATTTGCCCGGCTTTCCAGAACAACCTTCTGATCCAACAGTTCGCAATGTGGATGGTTTTATGCAGGAAAATACTAGCAAAATGTCGAATCACTTGTCAAACAATCAACAACATCACACACCCCAAAAAGAGAACAACTCgaaacaaaagaagaataagaaaacggaaaattcgttcttttcTGAGTCAGAAGAGAAATCATCAGAATATTCAAGCTCAAGTGAATCCTCCTCGGGCTCATCCTCTTCATCGGACACAGATTCAGATGATGAGAATAAAAATGAGACCACCAAAGAGGTGGTGGTAAAAGAAGCTCAAGTGCATAACACAAACAATAATAAGAAATCGATTGATTCtacgaaaaataataatattgttaacaATACCAATGGTTCTGGTACTTCAGATTCTGAATCCTCTTCTTCCTATGGCTCCTCATCGTCTTCGGCCAGTGAATCTTCAGATTCAGAATCCGATACAGACACCGAAGATGAAACACCAgccaaaaacaataacaaaaatgtcaatTCCAACAAGGcagaaacagaaaataaaaaagataaaaaaagtaatttagaTTTACTTTTAGATTTAGATGACATACCTCCTATAGGACCGGTAATGACTCCTTCTCTGGGTGGCTTTCTAACACCAG GCACTCCTTTAACAGGCTCTCACACTGCTGCTTTAATACCCCAACCAATGGCTAATCGCATAGATCTGGTGGGCCCTTCTTTTATCTCATACAACCACaaagaattattaaacaaaCTTTCTGGACATGGCCTACAAGTTAGCTATCGCTACACACGTTCTCCTCATCTCTATTCTTCAGCCATGGTATCGATAGAACTGCAATTCATTAATCAAGGCACCGAGGAAATTTCCAATATACAAATGGGTCAAAAATCTTTGCCGCCAGGCATGCAAATGCAGGAATTTGCCCCCATCAATCTACTAAACCCGGGACAGTGTGCCACCAGTGTTATGGGCGTGGATTTTAACGATTCCACACATGCAATCGATTTTGAAATCTGCTCAAACAATGGTACTTCGCGTGTGACATTTAAACCCATAATTGGAGAACTTATACGCTCCATACACATTACGGAAACATTATTCAAAGAAGAACGACTCAAGCTTAGAGGCATGAATGGACATCAAACAAAATTGAAACTGAAACAGGATACTGTTGAGGCCACatcattgaaacaaaaaatatttgaatgcaTTAATGTAGCCGCCATAAACACTGGCAACACTGACAATCCGATCTATAACTTTGTAGGGCAAACCATGACTTCGAAGAGTCTGGTACTAATCAGCTGTGATTGGTCTCAGTCTTCCGAAGATTTAGTGGTTCAAGTTAACTGTGAAAAAATGGTTATTGGCTCgatggttttaaatgaaattacaaGTTCTTTAAATGCcacatttaaatattga
- the LOC135956914 gene encoding repetitive organellar protein, translated as MNNFNFDLDNTVDEDFFGSLKGSKSSKLQQLFGGDALSSDDKQQSLKYKRPKANDLTNKEVNDVASKSNATSITLMAKVVTAYRQGEMQGKVGLALIQNPDNSYNIIMYKTKVYILATLKLQTGQDLLYKQTKYWQFYDEESIYWSFSFDTVTDEEEFVDKLNDKNITYKESQEKANVTDNILELPKLNTETEDIVIEEDFTKQIPAVATKESKNSLIKRMAKMGRPLPTLSSSNQQTTTDFSDSSDTEVIKTPLASLQKPSITPRSNKVANIKTNHQLVTSMAAYNTAATTSTAVYPVNPMESQYMQMLLTEQRTQGSELRMNMNKLENKIEKVLDKLELYDRPEGKQRPEKDDEILELEEKLLMLKKENRKLKQTIQERSCKESEENKIQDIVYEFKEDLKHFNIDYKQDLKYILKDLQDKLRENQKITQETQKQLEANEIKLREEQKELVLKTSHNIEIQNEISLLKEQQNDFKFKLNEKDTEVVKLKQELLDLQSKLQEKCVESIKTPDDAVIKSIMNNLYVDIADKLDNSNLPQTEQVLALIAASIRQQTLKSLQKSKP; from the exons atgaataatttcaattttgatttGGACAATACAGTAGATGAAGATTTCTTTGGCTCCTTAAAGGG AAGCAAATCTTCAAAACTGCAACAGCTATTCGGTGGAGATGCCTTATCTTCCGATGATAAGCAAcaatctttaaaatataaacgtCCCAAAGCTAATGATTTAACAAACAAAGAAGTTAATGATGTAGCTTCAAAATCAAATGCCACCAGTATTACATTAATGGCCAAAGTGGTTACGGCCTATAGACAAGGTGAAATGCAGGGTAAAGTGGGCCTGGCTTTAATACAAAATCCCGATAATAGCTACAATATAATAATGTATAAGACTAAAGTTTATATATTGGCCACTTTGAAATTGCAAACTGGACAGGATTTgctttataaacaaacaaaatattggcAATTTTATGATGAAGAGTCGATATATTGGAGTTTTAGCTTTGATACGGTAACCGACGAAGAAGAATTTGTAGATAAACttaatgataaaaatataaccTATAAAGAGAGCCAGGAAAAGGCAAATGTAACAGACAATATTTTAGAATTACCAAAATTAAATACTGAAACTGAAGATATTGTTATTGAAGAAGATTTTACTAAACAAATTCCGGCTGTAGCAACAAAAGaatcaaaaaattctttaataaaacgTATGGCCAAAATGGGTAGACCTTTGCCTACTCTATCATCCTCTAACCAGCAAACCACTACGGATTTTAGTGATTCTTCAGATACAGAAGTTATTAAAACACCTTTGGCCTCCTTACAAAAGCCCAGCATAACACCTAGAAGTAATAAAGTTGCCAACATTAAAACAAATCACCAGTTGGTAACCTCAATGGCGGCTTATAACACAGCAGCCACTACTTCTACAGCAGTTTATCCGGTAAATCCTATGGAATCCCAGTATATGCAAATGCTACTAACGGAGCAAAGAACCCAGGGCTCGGAATTACGCATGAATAtgaataaattggaaaataaaatagaaaaagttttagATAAACTAGAACTTTATGACAGACCAGAAGGCAAACAAAGACCAGAAAAGGATGATGAAATATTGGAGTTGGAAGAAAAACTATTAATGCTCAAAAAGGAAAACAGAAAGTTAAAACAAACTATACAAGAAAGATCTTGTAAGGAATcggaagaaaataaaatacaagatATAGTTTATGAGTTTAAGGAAGATTTAAAGCATTTTAATATAGACTATAAACAGgatttgaaatatatactaAAAGATCTACAGGATAAACTTAgagaaaatcagaaaataacacAAGAAACACAAAAGCAATTGGAAGCCAATGAAATAAAACTTAGAGAAGAGCAAAAGGAATTGGTTTTAAAGACCAGCCATAATATTGAAATACAAAACGAAATTAGCTTATTAAAAGAGcaacaaaatgattttaaatttaaactaaatgaaAAGGACACAGAAGTTGTAAAACTGAAACAAGAATTACTAGATTTACAAAGTAAATTGCAGGAGAAATGTGTAGAAAGTATAAAAACTCCTGACGATGCAGTAATAAAATCAATCATGAATAATTTATATGTGGATATAGCCGATAAATTAGATAATTCCAATTTACCACAAACCGAACAAGTTTTAGCATTGATAGCTGCTTCCATTAGGcaacaaactttaaaatcatTGCAAAAAAGTAAGCCTTAA
- the rb gene encoding AP-3 complex subunit beta-2 isoform X1 produces MLSSSSPITLAGSLNSTTSAAMQQQSNAFSAYGDKAQMGLDIEYGTDPASGAIFKYEGRKHDDLKQMLDSNKDGLKLEAMKRIIGMIARGRDAGDLFPAVVKNVVSKNIEVKKLVYVYLVRYAEEQQDLALLSISTFQRALKDPNQLIRASALRVLSSVRVAMIVPIVMLAIRDSASDMSPYVRKTAAHAIPKLYSIDPEQKDELVTVIEKLLSDRTTLVVGSAVMAFEEVCPERVDLIHKNYRKLCNLLVDVDEWGQVIIINMLTRYARTQFVDPNADEPTDDDNAQSSEENKKFYDEDSDESDSNASDDDDGNKKSKHNQNSKKQSSTSSPSSSYHVDLDHRLLLRQTKPLLQSRNASVVMAVAQLYHHVAPRQEVQLIAKALIRLLRSHKEVQSVVLTCIASMSTKRKVIFEAHIKSFFVRTSDPTHIKLLKLEILTNLASAASISLILREFQTYISSNDRPFVAATIQAIGRCAGTIKEVTETCLSGLVHLLSNRDEHVVAESVVVIKKLLQTKAAQHFDIISQMAKLLDFIKVPAARSSIIWLIGEYSEKVPKIAPDVLRKMAKTFVDEEDVVKLQVLNLSVKLYLTNPQQTSLLCQYVFTLARYDVNYDIRDRARFLKQFIFPNNGESNVLSDVAKKVFLSAKPAPTLESKYHTRNLYQLGSLSHYLNMRCSGYNDLPGFPEQPSDPTVRNVDGFMQENTSKMSNHLSNNQQHHTPQKENNSKQKKNKKTENSFFSESEEKSSEYSSSSESSSGSSSSSDTDSDDENKNETTKEVVVKEAQVHNTNNNKKSIDSTKNNNIVNNTNGSGTSDSESSSSYGSSSSSASESSDSESDTDTEDETPAKNNNKNVNSNKAETENKKDKKSNLDLLLDLDDIPPIGPVMTPSLGGFLTPGTPLTGSHTAALIPQPMANRIDLVGPSFISYNHKELLNKLSGHGLQVSYRYTRSPHLYSSAMVSIELQFINQGTEEISNIQMGQKSLPPGMQMQEFAPINLLNPGQCATSVMGVDFNDSTHAIDFEICSNNGTSRVTFKPIIGELIRSIHITETLFKEERLKLRGMNGHQTKLKLKQDTVEATSLKQKIFECINVAAINTGNTDNPIYNFVGQTMTSKSLVLISCDWSQSSEDLVVQVNCEKMVIGSMVLNEITSSLNATFKY; encoded by the exons ATGCTATCTTCAAGTTCTCCCATTACTTTAGCGGGGAGTCTAAATAGCACAACATCAGCAGCCATGCAGCAGCAATCGAATGCTTTTTCCGCTTATGGCGATAAAGCCCAAATGGGTTTGGACATTGAATATGGCACAGATCCGGCTAGCGGGGCCATATTTAAGTATGAAGGCCGCAAACACGATGACTTGAAACAAATGTTGGATAGCAACAAAGATGGTTTGAAATTAGAGGCCATGAAACGTATAATTGGCATGATAGCCAGAGGCCGTGATGCTGGTGATCTGTTTCCTGCAGTGGTCAAGAATGTAGTTTCGAAAAATATAGAAGTCAAGAAATTGGTTTACGTATATTTGGTGCGTTATGCGGAGGAACAACAAGATTTGGCCTTGCTATCCATTTCCACATTCCAAAGGGCTCTCAAGGATCCCAATCAATTAATAAGAGCCTCAGCTTTAAGGGTATTGTCTTCTGTAAGGGTGGCCATGATAGTGCCTATAGTAATGTTGGCCATACGGGACAGTGCCTCAGATATGAGTCCCTATGTGCGCAAGACAGCAGCACATGCCATACCCAAGCTGTATTCAATAGATCCGGAACAAAAGGACGAGTTGGTAACAGTTATAGAAAAATTGCTCTCTGATCGCACCACCTTGGTAGTGGGTTCCGCAGTAATGGCGTTTGAGGAG gttTGCCCCGAACGTGTTGACTTGATCCACAAAAACTATCGTAAACTTTGCAACCTTTTGGTGGATGTAGATGAATGGGGTCAGGTGATTATTATCAATATGTTGACGCGTTACGCACGTACACAATTTGTTGATCCAAATGCCGACGAGCCAACTGACGATGACAACGCACAAAGTTCCgaagaaaacaaaaagttttacgATGAAGATTCGGATGAAAGCGATTCGAATGCcagcgatgatgatgatggcaaTAAAAAGTCCAAACATAATCAAAACAGTAAAAAACAGTCTTCAACTTCATCACCCTCATCTAGCTATCATGTAGATCTGGATCATCGTTTGTTATTGAGGCAGACAAAACCATTGCTACAATCACGCAATGCTTCGGTAGTAATGGCTGTGGCTCAATTGTATCACCATGTAGCTCCGCGCCAGGAAGTGCAACTCATAGCGAAAGCCCTTATACGTCTGCTACGTTCACACAAAGAGGTACAAAGTGTGGTGTTGACCTGTATAGCTTCAATGTCTACGAAACGCAAGGTGATCTTTGAAGCCCAtattaaatcattttttgtACGCACAAGTGATCCTACCCacattaaattgttgaaattggaAATTCTAACTAACTTGGCTTCTGCGGCCAGTATCTCTTTAATTTTAAGGGAATTTCAAACTTACATTTCCAGTAATGATCGTCCATTTGTGGCTGCCACCATACAAGCTATAGGCAGATGTGCTGGTACAATTAAGGAAGTAACAGAAACTTGTCTCAGTGGTTTGGTCCACTTACTGTCGAATCGTGATGAACATGTGGTAGCCGAGAGTGTAGTGGTCATTAAAAAATTGCTGCAAACAAAGGCAGCCCAGCACTTTGATATTATCTCTCAAATGGCAAAACTTTTGGACTTTATTAAGGTACCAGCTGCCAGATCTTCGATCATATGGCTTATAGGAGAGTATAGTGAAAAAGTACCCAAAATAGCTCCGGATGTATTGAGAAAAATGGCCAAAACATTTGTAGATGAAGAGGATGTGGTTAAGTTGCAAGTTCTTAATTTGTCTGTGAAGTTGTATCTCACAAATCCCCAGCAAACTTCATTGTTGTGTCAATATGTTTTCACTTTGGCTCGCTACGATGTCAACTATGATATACGAGACAGAGCTAGATTCCTAAAGCAGTTTATATTTCCTAACAACGGCGAGAGTAATGTTTTATCGGATGTAGCCAAAAAGGTTTTCCTATCAGCTAAACCAGCTCCCACCTTGGAGAGCAAGTATCATACCCGTAATCTCTATCAATTGGGTTCTTTATCACACTACTTGAATATGCGCTGTTCGGGTTACAATGATTTGCCCGGCTTTCCAGAACAACCTTCTGATCCAACAGTTCGCAATGTGGATGGTTTTATGCAGGAAAATACTAGCAAAATGTCGAATCACTTGTCAAACAATCAACAACATCACACACCCCAAAAAGAGAACAACTCgaaacaaaagaagaataagaaaacggaaaattcgttcttttcTGAGTCAGAAGAGAAATCATCAGAATATTCAAGCTCAAGTGAATCCTCCTCGGGCTCATCCTCTTCATCGGACACAGATTCAGATGATGAGAATAAAAATGAGACCACCAAAGAGGTGGTGGTAAAAGAAGCTCAAGTGCATAACACAAACAATAATAAGAAATCGATTGATTCtacgaaaaataataatattgttaacaATACCAATGGTTCTGGTACTTCAGATTCTGAATCCTCTTCTTCCTATGGCTCCTCATCGTCTTCGGCCAGTGAATCTTCAGATTCAGAATCCGATACAGACACCGAAGATGAAACACCAgccaaaaacaataacaaaaatgtcaatTCCAACAAGGcagaaacagaaaataaaaaagataaaaaaagtaatttagaTTTACTTTTAGATTTAGATGACATACCTCCTATAGGACCGGTAATGACTCCTTCTCTGGGTGGCTTTCTAACACCAG GCACTCCTTTAACAGGCTCTCACACTGCTGCTTTAATACCCCAACCAATGGCTAATCGCATAGATCTGGTGGGCCCTTCTTTTATCTCATACAACCACaaagaattattaaacaaaCTTTCTGGACATGGCCTACAAGTTAGCTATCGCTACACACGTTCTCCTCATCTCTATTCTTCAGCCATGGTATCGATAGAACTGCAATTCATTAATCAAGGCACCGAGGAAATTTCCAATATACAAATGGGTCAAAAATCTTTGCCGCCAGGCATGCAAATGCAGGAATTTGCCCCCATCAATCTACTAAACCCGGGACAGTGTGCCACCAGTGTTATGGGCGTGGATTTTAACGATTCCACACATGCAATCGATTTTGAAATCTGCTCAAACAATGGTACTTCGCGTGTGACATTTAAACCCATAATTGGAGAACTTATACGCTCCATACACATTACGGAAACATTATTCAAAGAAGAACGACTCAAGCTTAGAGGCATGAATGGACATCAAACAAAATTGAAACTGAAACAGGATACTGTTGAGGCCACatcattgaaacaaaaaatatttgaatgcaTTAATGTAGCCGCCATAAACACTGGCAACACTGACAATCCGATCTATAACTTTGTAGGGCAAACCATGACTTCGAAGAGTCTGGTACTAATCAGCTGTGATTGGTCTCAGTCTTCCGAAGATTTAGTGGTTCAAGTTAACTGTGAAAAAATGGTTATTGGCTCgatggttttaaatgaaattacaaGTTCTTTAAATGCcacatttaaatattga